CATTGGACCATAAAATTAGCTTTTACTATTACACATTTCCTGTTTATCTATTTTCACCCCTGTCAGTGAAATCAAATCATTTAAGATATTGTCACGTGCAAGCCTCCACCCATGAATCTAGCCCATAAAAAGCTTTCACATGGTATCTATCCACCACGCACAAATCTGACCAATGATAAGCCACCACATCatctaatatttttcataacacacttttattttaaattgatgcCAAAGTTTAGGTCAACCCCTTGGACAACATATATTAATGTGACAAGTCATGTTCGACGTAAAATTACGTCTATAGTTATCTCGACGTTTTTTCTGTGTTAATGTGGGATGGAATAGTGGTAAGTTCAAGAGAATTCAGAGAATTGAGCAGTGTTAATCAAGACGTGGCGTCTTAAAATTTGTCCCTTTTGAAGGATGATGAGTGGTTGCTAATCTAATCCAAATGAGTGAAATTACAAAACCACTTTTATGCCCTTTTTTCTTACAACTTTTATGCATGTTTTACACTGTTCTTTAGAATATGAGCAGTCATGCAGAGAGGACAAATGGGATCAGAATCCACCTTTCTGAACAAAAAGGTGTTCCCATTGGCGAAGAGTTAGTACTTAAGTACAAGCTCTACTGTAGAGATGTTTTTTGTCTTCCGCTGAACAGGAATTATCTTGTTTACGTCGTTCCTCACATGTAATTTCTTACATATAGCATGTTTTCAAAAGCCAATAATGTCCATGGAGAAAAAATCAATCTGTGAGAGCATTTAGATCACTGTCTACGCTCTTACAAATAGGCCCTTCACAGTGAATAGtacttaaaaatttaactatatgaTATTCTTATTCATCTCATTGAGAAACTGCACATTGATGTGGAATGCTTTATCCAAATGGCTTTAGTTACCGCAGATTGGGTTGGGGGAAGGTAAATATAATTGCTGTTCCTTTAATGAAAACTGATTTGTAAACactgaaattaaattttgtacaaTCTTTTTGTTATTTAGAAAGATAAAACGATAAGATGAAGGAATTTGAgatataaagagaaaaagtagTGTGTTAAAGAGTGAAATATGGCATTACTGGTGAATGCAAGTGCTTAAATTACATAACACGATAGTCCACATGGTTTGCCTAGAAATTTATAACAAGAATGCAACGGTATTCTCTTACAACATTTTTACAGAATCTCTTCAATCCAAGGGTCAATTACAGTTGACAGCTCAAGAACAAGCAAAAACCATTCACATGCAAAGGTTGAaaacccaaaagaaaaaaaaaaaacttttcccgacttttcttttcacattctgcACAGATAATAGTACATTTCTTTGCTAATAATATGGTATTAAAGGGCAATGCTTACTTATACTTACAAGCTAAACTACATATGAAAACATAAAGGGTTGTCAAAAGACTTCAGGTAAAGGTACGCCTTTCAAGAATGACTTGAATAGTACAAGTGATCTTTGAGGTTGTGAGAAAGGAACTTCATGGGAGGCACCTCTAACAGTCGCAAATGAGAGGATATTTCCATGAACTTGAGTCCACCCACCAACCTAAGTTTCATTAACTGGGATTAGTTTCTGATGTATAGAACATACAATTTGGTCTTGCTGATAAAAAAAGTGGTGTTACTTCCAACGGAAACGCTTTTTACTGATGTTCTGAATGCAGACATAATATGGTTCGAAGAAAAACAATCTACACATCGCATAACGGAGAAAGATATACAAGTTCAATCACTAATTAGTCCACTCAAGGCTTAGGACCtcttataaacaaatatttttgcaattgtttcTTACTGATTTAAACTAATAAGATGTTAATCAGACGGCATTTGACCTCAGTTTCctggttttatttttctttctaaaataacTTGTGTCAATCATaactaaatacatttttaaaacacaGTAGTTTGTCTTAATTAAGAATAAGCTTAAAAGCATAAGTTCCACAGAAACTAATTGGATTAAGGATAaaagaaaccaaaagaaaagaaaaagaactggGCCAAAAGCTACCTTTGAATTAATATACATACCTGCTGACCTTCAAACCATACTCTGTAAGGGACTGTTGTATTCAGTCCTAATTGACTTGCCAACTTCTGAACTAAGGTACGGCTTCCAGTCAGTGGAATTACTGAATCTTGATCTCCACTGTAGCAACAACAATGCACATTGTCATGTTAAGTAGCACTGAGAAACATATGTATGAGCTCTAAAATTCAAGTGAGCAAATAAATAGAAtgagaagaaaaggttttggTTAGAGTTACCTGTAAATTAAGACCCTGACTCCAGCTTTTATGAGTGATCCAACAACAGGTAGTGTAGGCACTTCCAGGTTGAGCATATCATAGTTCAGCACGCTGGAACCAAGAAATGCAGTCAAGTGATTACATTGTTTACTTAAATCACAATCAGCAAAGACAGGCTAAGCTAATTATGACTCTTTTGATCCTTCAATTTTCATTTGCAAACAACAACTAAGAAAAGCCAAACACAAGATGTGTAGTGTGAAGGAATTACTTGCTGCAAACATCCCACTTGCGAACTCCAACGAGCTTTGCATGAAGTGATTCTTGTACGTCTCTCCGGTTTAAGTAGTTTGTAACCTTGTCATCCACACACACATCTATTCTCTCACTTGCTTCCTGCATGCCACGTTATAAGGCACGAATTTTAACAGAAAAGCCAAACTTGACTAGTACTGATCTGAAGTATAGTAAATGAAAGTAATGTGACGAAAATTGGAGAAGCATGAGAATGGAAAGTCCAAAAGATTAGACTCACTTGGGTTTTAGGAGAAATAACCTTGGATTGTGATAGCACTGAGGAAATGCAAACATCAAGTGTGACATCATATTTGTCCACAAATTTACTTGTTTCTCTGCTCACTTGGCCCATAACCTTTGAACAAAGAGGCGAAATTGAGTCCCTATAGTACTCACTAACGTACCTAGAATAGTTGCACACTGTAGTGAATATGTTGTAGGTTGAATCTGATATCAGTCCATGAGACCAGAAGAACTCAGCTCTTGAATTGAAGTCAGTGGCATATTCTAGAACTGGATTACCCAACTGCAGTTCAAGACAAGAGAGCATTCATTTCTTAATTTCCTTTTTGGTATCAGCAAATACCAAACAGCAATATGTAAGAAAGATAGCTTAAGCATTGATTGATACCACTCACCGCAATGCCTTTCAGATTGAATATCTTTTTCCTTGTGTTCATTTCAATCATGAGCTTCGCAAGTTGAGGAACATAATGACCTGATACATGCAACTTTTGAAATCTGTACGAAAAAATAATTTCTGTAACCTGCTTTTGGAATGGAAATTCCAAGAATGACCAGTTTACCTGCATAGCTTTCCCCCGTTAGAAACAAATCTCTGGTCCTGTATTGGGGGAACTTGTTGAACCAGCGTAGCAGGAATAGAAGATTGTCCCTGGCTTAAGAAATCAAAAGAACTGCTTCAGATGACAAAATTTGCATGTAAACAATGCATTATTCAGGGACAGTGCAATCATACCGAATAAAAAGCATACTGATATACCTTCTTCTATTGCTGGCGTAGAGAATAAGAGATGAAAGAATAATCATGTAAAGTGTGACACAAAAGTAAGCATGAAACTTAACCATTGATCACTGTTTTGTATCAACTTTTTAAAAGCCTAAGCAGCATACAAATGATACGTGCCTTTTCCCATGGAAGATAGAATTTAAAGAAGCTTTCTAAGGAGAAAGAGTTTTGTcccaaaagattaaaaaaagggTATAATATTAATGAAGAATACCTGTTGCCTCGTCATTCACTGTCATATATGAGGAGCTACCTTTAGCGTAAGAGAACCCCACTCCAACCGGTGTCTCCAAATACAGCATGTTTGCCTCTGCAGCACAAAAGTAACCCAATCAGTGGAAGAATGAAATGCAGGCCATTCTGGCAGATAGATATAATGGAATGTGcccataagaaaaaaaaggcaCAATGGAACGTGGAAAAGGAGTACCTTTGTTCcaactataataatttttaatcagaAATTCTCCGTTTGGTCTGAAAGGTCCATTTTCTGAGAATGCTCCCACTCCCAGTGAAGAACAACCAGGTCCTGAACAACGAAATATTAGTTAATTTCAATAATCCATGATGTTAATCCTGCTTCTGCAAGCTTATTCTTATTTAATCCCTCCCAAGTcttgaaaaaattgtaatatcAGGTTTTGAAGCAAGAGATTGCAGACCTCCATTGAGCCACAAAACAAGAGGCTTTGAAGCTGGATTAGTTTCTGACTCAGCAAAATAGTAAAAGAGAGACTTGTGTTTCTTGTCATCCACTGTGACATACCCAGAGAACTGTTGAAAGCCTACGTAGGGTTGGCCAGGAAGCTCAGCAATTCTGTCTGCATGAGAAGGGTCACAGAACACCTCCAAGGAAAAACTCAGATAAAGGAACACCACACCCATTACCATGGTGCTGGACTTCCATGTTGGCCACTTCATTTTTTCACAAACGGGAAGAGTAGGACTAACAAAGAGAAAGACTGAAAGGTTCTGTATTTAAAGTGTCACCCAGTGTGAACACGAATACCATTATGAGAAATGACAGTAAAACTGTAGAATTTAACTTACATATAAAGACAATCTAGACTTTAAGTTTCCTCCACTTCTGCTATAACCTTGAAATTAATGCTACTATATAACCTATTTTAGTTTACAAagagaatattttctttttctcttattttgttttcttataagATATCTGAGGAAAAGTTTTTCTAAACAGACCTGGAAATTGACTTAGTGATTAAACATTTTGTACTAACATATTATACAAACGATTTATAAAAAGTTAGAGTGATTATTCATAGTATGAAACTGGCAGGactatatataactatatataataaataaataaaatgtattattgattCTTGACACTCGTGGCAAGAATATTGCTTTAAGGGTGGGCCAGGGAAGGTGCTGGAAATTTTATCTGTTTCATTCTAATTATGATTACAAATTTAGCTTTTGAATGGCAGGCCTGAAAATGGTGTTGAAAGAGATGTGACAGAGGCAATGACCATGGTGTGCCGGGTCACTCTATATGCAGTGGCAAAAGGATAATTATGAAAAGAGTTGAAATGCTTGAAACTGAGTCAGTGCGAGTTTTCTGCCATCAATAGGAAATTAGTTATTGGAATATGGGCTCTGCCTTCAACAATATTCCCTCttaaatattacattacatCGTTTAGATCGATCATCTTTACATTTGTTGTTGTATtcctgtttttgttttttctctctgCATGAATTAACAACAAAGACCTTGTATCTATCTGTATCCCTTTTTCACTTGgcaaaaaaaacaaagaaaacttgTATCTTTTCACTGCACCAACAGGAATGTTTCCTTTCCATGGAAAATGGCTTTACGGGGATGCTTTTCACTCCTCAGAAAAATGTGTATTTTGAGGatttgttcttttaaaaatcaGATAAAAGAGTTTTCTTATTTCTCAattctcatcatcatcatcatcactatcctgattttcttattcaatcaattttaattaatattaaaaagattcTCTTGCACTTGGTTAATTAACAGTACTCTACGGCATCTTGGTTAAATGCAGTAAATATGCAGGTGTAAAACAGATGCAGAGTTACTTTTTATGTTTGCTTTTGTTCAAAGAAAAACGTTTGATTCATTGGTTTTTCTTGATGAGCAAGTACGGCTAGATTTGCACATCGACAAGATAAATGGTTACAGAACAGAGATTCCAAGGAAAATAGAGCCATCTTATTACTCTAATactaatttagtttaaaatgtaAGTGTGGCTTGTCAGAGAAGCTACAAAATCTGAAGAATacttaaatgcataattaaccACAAACAATAATACTCACTAAAGAACTTGAGTGATGAAAGGGGTATACCTTTccctttttttattgtaaagaATCTTTATTTAAGTGATGAGTAAGATCTGGGATGAGGTTTATTCATGCCCACAATAAGTATGTTGTGGAATGGACAAAACAACCAAACATTATTAAGTGGGAGTGGAAATGAAATAATCCTAGTCCCATAAAGTCTAATGTTTTCCTTGTGGTGGTTAAAACACTTATCTTTATGTACTTATGTGGGAATGAACTTGTTCCCTTTGACCAGATGTGAAAAGgcttttcttataattataagGTGACTCCACcattcttttaatttcaatattcttttgtCCTGGGGATACAAAAGCCAACATAACCCCACCTCCATTCATCAacaatatacaaattattttgcTTACAAACTCACATGCTGAACTCGAAGGAGCCACATGTTCCCCATTGGGGCCACAAACCTTTCCACGCTAGCTTCAAGTGGGCCAACCTTCATTCACCATTTCAGCTTTGCAAGCTGTGTTGTGTATTGCTTGTTAGCTATATGCAACAGCGCAATTTATGGATGTTTTTGGTTTGGAAAACATTGGGAGTGATTTGAATCGACCCCATCTAACTAGTCTGGCTATAATTACTACGAAGCAGTGTCACCGGACCACTCTAACCACAAGGGTAGCtaggttattattttatttccacAAGACAAGGCAGAAAAAAATGCAAGATAATGAATGCcaaaaaaagaacaaactaTAAAATGACAAATTTGATCAAGATTTATGCGGTGGATTCTGTGCGTCTGTTGTATTTGCAGCTCAAAGAACTGgtaaaggagaagaaaatggTCCCTACATTTACAGCTTTTACAAAAGATTTCAGGTTTTTCATCATTACTAGCACTAGTGTCACTGATTTTGGCGTTCATCTCCTCATTGTCAAAATATTCTATTGTCTCTAAGACCCAAATTCTATTCTAACCAACTCCAAaacaaaaagtgaaaagaaGAGTAGGTGCTCATAATGCATAAGAAAATTTATGTCACAAGTGTAAGACTGAATATTATAACCGAGTAGAAGTGGTTGAAATGACTTTTGAGCATCAGAGTTGGAAAACGTGTGAAAGAGTGCGAGTGAAGCCTATGTTCTGCTTTTGAATTCTTGCAAGTAGAGCAAGGGCATGCCTTTTGCAAGTAATCTTcgttgatttattttttttttaaatttcatttttcacctCAAAATTTGGGTCCTTTTCATTCTAGTCATAAAATACGCAAGTGGAGAAAAAGCTCATAAACTTTTACTATTAAATTGCGCAGGCTTTCCTCCTTTTTATGATCCGGGTTGCTATGCACCAGCCACTATTGGTGTCCACACTCCACAAAGTGGAACAGGACCCCGCGTGAGTAGAGCACCATCAGAGGTCTGAATTATATTCGCAGAATCCATAATATACGTGGACGACTAGAGTATCCATGTTTTCTGCAAGCAAAGGCACGCTCCTGATCAATCTTCAGTTCAACGCATGggttttttatataaactacTGCTGTCCGTCCTACTACCACCACATAATATATCTTGCCA
This Vigna angularis cultivar LongXiaoDou No.4 chromosome 4, ASM1680809v1, whole genome shotgun sequence DNA region includes the following protein-coding sequences:
- the LOC108330662 gene encoding serine carboxypeptidase-like 45, which translates into the protein MKWPTWKSSTMVMGVVFLYLSFSLEVFCDPSHADRIAELPGQPYVGFQQFSGYVTVDDKKHKSLFYYFAESETNPASKPLVLWLNGGPGCSSLGVGAFSENGPFRPNGEFLIKNYYSWNKEANMLYLETPVGVGFSYAKGSSSYMTVNDEATARDNLLFLLRWFNKFPQYRTRDLFLTGESYAGHYVPQLAKLMIEMNTRKKIFNLKGIALGNPVLEYATDFNSRAEFFWSHGLISDSTYNIFTTVCNYSRYVSEYYRDSISPLCSKVMGQVSRETSKFVDKYDVTLDVCISSVLSQSKVISPKTQEASERIDVCVDDKVTNYLNRRDVQESLHAKLVGVRKWDVCSNVLNYDMLNLEVPTLPVVGSLIKAGVRVLIYSGDQDSVIPLTGSRTLVQKLASQLGLNTTVPYRVWFEGQQVGGWTQVHGNILSFATVRGASHEVPFSQPQRSLVLFKSFLKGVPLPEVF